A section of the Triticum dicoccoides isolate Atlit2015 ecotype Zavitan chromosome 7A, WEW_v2.0, whole genome shotgun sequence genome encodes:
- the LOC119334071 gene encoding uncharacterized protein LOC119334071 produces the protein MEFTLKSTEVLEKAATLAADALGLEGEARGAWGAEEKARALERWAKICLEVEKGAVRGKVPVAPVVAGPVPRAEDIGSDVNHVGDGGDPSISAAVQDAAIN, from the coding sequence ATGGAGTTCACGCTGAAAAGCACCGAGGTGCTGGAGAAGGCTGCCACTCTGGCCGCCGACGCCCTCGGCTTGGAAGGAGAAGCTCGCGGTGCTTGGGGGGCCGAGGAGAAGGCGAGGGCGCTCGAACGCTGGGCCAAGATATGTCTGGAGGTGGAGAAGGGAGCTGTCAGGGGGAAAGTCCCCGTCGCTCCTGTGGTCGCTGGACCGGTTCCTCGCGCAGAGGATATCGGATCAGACGTTAATCACGTTGGCGACGGCGGGGATCCATCCATCTCCGCGGCCGTGCAAGATGCAGCGATTAACTAG